One genomic window of Rhodopirellula halodulae includes the following:
- a CDS encoding HD domain-containing protein — MGIPELQSADRAISRLRIPPAMDVPVTDRVQRLIDTAPMRRLASISQLGLVSMVYPGATHSRLEHSLGVYAWALQFLRQLSEAPTDQVDVARENRFVEAFLVAALVHDAGHWPFCHPIEDMAQTNLPRHEERVDAMLRSGPIAEALETDWSCDADDVMAILCPKKYESSGDPNASEALVFFASCLSGPIDVDKLDYLQRDSLHAGVPYGRNFDPMRIVSSLVRHPRRPKLAIHEKGRTAAEMMVFGRYVMFSEVYWHHAVRSATAMLQRAIHELQQVDESLSRKEAQSEVISIIDWMDLSESAWVSRLNDAAERRGGPVQELVSGLFGPTRRLLKRAAEFNVESGGDMHHMLARRPYWWLAACSEPLAKRISKSIDQTVAPELVLIDAPPVKLEVDINIDIVLRSGEVATLGDVSPVASVLANRQFDNHVKRVRVFVPEWVRDALPQKDENMRRWLAEAVSETESQWA; from the coding sequence ATGGGGATTCCTGAGCTTCAATCGGCGGATCGGGCGATTTCGCGGTTGCGGATTCCTCCGGCGATGGATGTGCCGGTCACGGATCGTGTCCAGCGGTTGATTGACACGGCTCCCATGAGACGCCTGGCGTCGATCAGTCAGCTCGGATTGGTGTCGATGGTCTATCCCGGTGCGACGCACAGCCGGTTGGAGCATTCTCTCGGTGTCTACGCGTGGGCGTTGCAGTTCCTGCGGCAATTGTCCGAGGCACCCACGGACCAGGTCGATGTCGCTCGCGAAAATCGATTTGTGGAGGCGTTTCTGGTCGCGGCGTTGGTCCATGATGCGGGGCATTGGCCGTTTTGCCACCCGATCGAGGACATGGCTCAAACGAATTTGCCGCGGCATGAGGAACGCGTCGACGCGATGTTACGGTCCGGACCGATCGCAGAGGCATTGGAAACGGATTGGTCGTGCGATGCGGACGATGTGATGGCGATCCTTTGTCCGAAAAAGTACGAAAGCTCAGGCGATCCCAATGCCTCCGAAGCCCTGGTCTTTTTCGCAAGTTGTCTGAGCGGGCCGATCGATGTCGACAAGCTCGACTACCTGCAACGTGACAGCTTGCACGCGGGCGTGCCCTACGGGCGAAACTTTGATCCGATGCGGATTGTTTCATCGCTGGTTCGTCACCCGCGTCGACCAAAGTTGGCGATCCACGAAAAGGGACGCACGGCGGCCGAGATGATGGTGTTTGGACGCTATGTGATGTTCAGCGAAGTGTATTGGCACCACGCGGTGCGATCCGCCACCGCGATGCTTCAGCGAGCGATTCACGAACTGCAGCAGGTCGACGAGAGCTTGAGCAGAAAAGAGGCGCAGAGCGAAGTCATCTCGATCATCGATTGGATGGACCTGAGCGAGTCGGCTTGGGTGAGTCGTCTGAACGATGCTGCCGAGCGGCGCGGCGGGCCGGTGCAAGAATTGGTGAGCGGACTGTTTGGTCCGACACGTCGACTGCTGAAGCGGGCGGCAGAGTTCAATGTGGAATCAGGCGGAGACATGCACCACATGCTGGCTCGCCGGCCGTACTGGTGGTTGGCGGCTTGTTCGGAGCCGCTGGCGAAACGGATCAGCAAGTCCATTGACCAAACGGTTGCACCGGAGTTGGTGTTGATTGATGCACCGCCGGTGAAGTTGGAGGTCGATATTAACATCGACATTGTTCTGCGTTCCGGCGAGGTCGCGACGCTGGGGGATGTCTCGCCGGTGGCTTCGGTGCTAGCGAACCGCCAGTTCGACAACCACGTCAAACGGGTTCGCGTCTTCGTGCCAGAGTGGGTGCGAGACGCCTTGCCACAGAAGGATGAAAACATGCGTCGGTGGTTGGCGGAAGCGGTCAGCGAGACCGAAAGTCAGTGGGCATGA
- the nagB gene encoding glucosamine-6-phosphate deaminase: MPDHESASQRVADLIADQVQLNPVSVLGLATGGTPERTYAILSERVCSGALSLSQVTTFNLDEYVGLSAEHPQSYHAYMRRHLFDVTDVRLEKTHLPDGAAVEAGGHSGSRVCEAYECLVDEAGGIDWQLLGLGSNGHIGFNEPGSAGDSVTRIVELAEATIEANSRYFDSPDEVPRQAVTMGIGSIMNAKRIVLIATGAGKANAVQQAVGGPVTPDLPASFLQRHPDVTFILDEAAASELESSR, encoded by the coding sequence ATGCCGGACCACGAAAGTGCCTCACAGCGGGTGGCGGATTTAATTGCGGATCAAGTTCAGCTCAATCCCGTTTCCGTGTTGGGGTTGGCAACGGGCGGAACACCCGAGCGAACTTATGCGATTCTGTCCGAGCGTGTTTGTTCGGGAGCGTTGTCGTTATCGCAAGTCACGACATTCAACTTGGATGAGTACGTCGGTTTGTCGGCCGAGCATCCGCAGAGCTATCACGCGTACATGCGTCGGCATCTCTTCGATGTGACCGACGTGCGATTGGAAAAGACTCATTTGCCGGACGGGGCTGCGGTCGAAGCTGGGGGCCACAGCGGATCGCGGGTTTGCGAGGCTTATGAATGCTTGGTTGACGAAGCCGGCGGGATTGATTGGCAGCTTTTGGGCTTGGGCAGCAACGGGCACATCGGGTTTAACGAGCCTGGGTCTGCGGGCGATAGCGTGACGCGAATTGTTGAGTTGGCGGAGGCAACGATTGAGGCCAATTCACGCTACTTCGATTCACCGGACGAGGTGCCTCGGCAAGCCGTGACGATGGGCATCGGAAGCATCATGAACGCCAAACGGATTGTGTTGATCGCAACCGGGGCGGGCAAGGCGAACGCAGTTCAACAGGCTGTTGGCGGGCCGGTGACGCCGGACTTGCCAGCATCGTTTTTGCAGCGGCATCCGGATGTGACCTTCATCTTGGACGAAGCCGCTGCTAGCGAACTGGAGTCCTCGCGATGA
- a CDS encoding LacI family DNA-binding transcriptional regulator produces MPKGRITIQDIADQAEVSKSTVSRVLNSPAIVQADKRDRVLATMAELGYQPNQVARSLAGGRSMTIGIVTQNIGTPFYDSVVQGVMQGLNGTGFSPIVGDAMLQQNLYLDAARTLLGRNVDGLVLIAGDIPAEMIDELNQQKPTLVVGREMPGWDGANIATNNFQIGANATQTLIDHGHQNIVHIAGPKDHVDAIGRLNGFRHAMQEAGLPITDDHVIYGDFHADSAADAIQTLQHRGVAYSAIFAANDLMAVGARYALYERGIDVPEQISLIGIDDHPESKWMIPPLTTVRQPATEMGQAAATAIIAMINDEKPTLPQLGGEVVLRKSVRRV; encoded by the coding sequence ATGCCGAAAGGACGGATCACGATCCAAGACATCGCGGATCAAGCGGAAGTATCCAAGAGCACTGTTTCGCGAGTCCTCAACAGCCCCGCGATTGTCCAAGCCGACAAACGCGATCGCGTTCTGGCGACGATGGCGGAACTGGGTTACCAACCCAACCAAGTCGCTCGATCGCTGGCCGGCGGCCGCTCGATGACCATCGGCATCGTGACGCAGAATATCGGCACGCCCTTCTATGATTCCGTTGTGCAAGGCGTCATGCAGGGGCTGAACGGCACCGGTTTTTCGCCGATCGTCGGCGACGCGATGCTCCAGCAGAACCTCTACCTGGATGCCGCTCGAACGCTGCTCGGCCGAAACGTGGACGGTTTGGTCCTGATCGCGGGCGACATCCCCGCCGAAATGATCGACGAGCTGAACCAGCAAAAACCGACGCTGGTTGTCGGTCGCGAAATGCCGGGTTGGGACGGAGCCAACATCGCGACGAACAACTTTCAAATTGGCGCCAACGCGACGCAAACGTTGATCGACCATGGCCACCAGAACATCGTTCACATCGCTGGCCCAAAAGACCATGTCGACGCGATCGGACGGCTGAACGGCTTTCGCCACGCGATGCAAGAAGCGGGGCTGCCGATCACCGACGACCATGTCATCTACGGCGACTTCCACGCTGACTCCGCCGCCGATGCAATCCAAACGCTTCAACACCGCGGCGTGGCGTATTCGGCCATTTTCGCGGCCAACGATTTGATGGCGGTGGGAGCTCGCTACGCTCTTTACGAACGCGGGATCGATGTTCCTGAACAAATCTCCTTGATTGGGATCGACGACCACCCGGAATCGAAGTGGATGATTCCGCCGCTGACCACGGTTCGCCAACCAGCGACCGAAATGGGTCAAGCCGCCGCGACGGCGATCATCGCGATGATTAACGACGAAAAACCGACGCTTCCGCAACTCGGCGGCGAGGTGGTGCTGCGGAAGTCGGTTCGCAGGGTTTAG
- a CDS encoding ABC transporter substrate-binding protein — MKINRRNMLGMTLASAASVASAPKVARSNDLSTPTIHIPSKPTVRVLGTHVTLQEDLRVRAEADLGIKLEFSPGGSAEVLHKASTRPETFDLYEQWSNSIRVLWQAGAIQPIERNRIRYWDEINPLTRVGKLTPKAKIGAGDAPNKLLFIQPDGSLGGSATDHVTFLPYVHNVDSFGYDAAVVPRGEPFETESWGWLLDERWAGRVAIVNEPTIGLFDLALAVQAKGLAEFEDIGALTESDLEKLFGILERYRRKGHFRGTWSSVPASVDLMSRGEAVIESMFSPAVFDLTGRGIDCVYASPKEGYRAWHGVMCLSSRTTGMVKDAAYEYMNWWLSGWPGAFIARQGYYISNPQRSREELSEAEWDYWYQGKPAAEDLKGTSGKTVVRKGQQRDGGSYVKRFSNVAVWNTVMKTYETSLRHWNEFLSG; from the coding sequence ATGAAAATCAATCGACGCAATATGCTGGGCATGACGCTGGCTTCTGCCGCGTCGGTTGCGAGTGCACCCAAGGTGGCTCGATCGAACGATCTGTCCACGCCGACGATTCATATTCCCAGCAAGCCAACGGTTCGGGTGTTGGGGACACACGTGACGTTGCAGGAAGATTTACGCGTTCGGGCAGAAGCGGATCTTGGGATCAAACTTGAATTCAGTCCGGGTGGAAGTGCCGAGGTGCTCCACAAAGCTTCCACCCGACCCGAAACGTTTGATCTGTACGAGCAGTGGTCCAACAGCATCCGAGTGTTGTGGCAGGCCGGCGCCATTCAGCCGATCGAACGCAATCGCATTCGCTATTGGGACGAAATCAATCCGCTCACGCGAGTCGGGAAGCTGACGCCGAAGGCGAAGATCGGTGCCGGCGATGCTCCGAACAAATTGCTGTTCATTCAGCCGGATGGATCGCTGGGTGGCTCCGCAACGGATCACGTGACGTTTCTTCCGTACGTGCACAATGTCGACTCGTTTGGTTACGACGCGGCGGTGGTTCCACGAGGCGAGCCATTTGAAACGGAATCCTGGGGTTGGTTGCTGGATGAACGTTGGGCAGGCCGGGTTGCGATTGTGAACGAGCCCACCATTGGATTGTTCGACTTGGCGTTGGCCGTCCAAGCAAAAGGATTGGCCGAATTCGAAGACATCGGTGCTCTGACCGAATCAGACCTCGAGAAGCTTTTCGGCATCTTGGAACGCTATCGACGCAAAGGACATTTTCGTGGGACTTGGAGCAGCGTGCCGGCATCGGTCGATTTGATGAGCCGCGGAGAAGCGGTCATCGAAAGCATGTTCTCACCCGCGGTTTTTGATTTGACCGGACGCGGGATCGATTGCGTTTACGCATCTCCCAAAGAAGGCTACCGCGCTTGGCACGGTGTCATGTGCCTTTCGTCGCGGACGACGGGCATGGTGAAGGACGCGGCTTACGAATACATGAATTGGTGGTTGTCCGGTTGGCCAGGCGCCTTCATTGCACGCCAAGGATACTACATCTCCAACCCGCAGCGCTCACGTGAAGAGCTGAGCGAAGCGGAGTGGGACTATTGGTATCAAGGCAAGCCCGCGGCGGAGGACTTGAAAGGCACGTCGGGGAAAACGGTTGTTCGCAAAGGGCAACAACGTGACGGCGGTTCTTACGTCAAGCGATTCAGCAACGTTGCCGTTTGGAACACGGTGATGAAAACGTACGAAACCAGCCTGCGCCACTGGAATGAGTTTTTATCCGGATGA
- a CDS encoding GDP-L-fucose synthase family protein — MPQKIFVAGHRGMVGSAILRRFAERDDLQVIMRTRSELDLCNQAAVGGFFKAEQPDAVIFAAAKVGGIHANATYPANFAYDNVMMAANAIHAAYESGVQRFLFLGSTCIYPRMAPQPIEEDSLLTSPLEQTNEAYALAKIMGLKLCQYYRQQHGVLFHSAMPTNLYGPGDNYHPDNSHVIPGLIRRFDAAARENAESVTVWGSGKPRREFLHVDDLAAAVDHLLQLSDPPDWVNVGTGVDLTIAELAQKIAQATGFEGEIVQDASKPDGTPVKCTDISRIRGTGWQPTIQLDDGLTQTVADYRERSQSGAVRSV, encoded by the coding sequence ATGCCCCAAAAGATCTTCGTCGCCGGACATCGCGGAATGGTCGGATCGGCCATCCTCCGCCGGTTCGCTGAGCGAGACGACTTGCAAGTGATCATGCGGACTCGGTCCGAACTAGATCTCTGCAACCAAGCTGCCGTGGGCGGATTTTTCAAGGCAGAACAACCCGACGCAGTCATTTTCGCCGCGGCCAAAGTCGGTGGCATCCACGCCAACGCGACTTACCCCGCCAACTTCGCCTACGACAACGTCATGATGGCGGCCAACGCGATCCACGCGGCTTACGAAAGTGGCGTGCAGCGATTCCTTTTCTTGGGCAGCACCTGCATCTACCCACGGATGGCACCGCAACCGATCGAAGAAGACTCCCTTCTCACCAGCCCGCTGGAGCAGACCAACGAAGCCTACGCCCTGGCCAAAATCATGGGGCTGAAGCTGTGCCAGTACTACCGCCAGCAACACGGCGTTCTGTTCCACAGCGCCATGCCAACCAACTTGTACGGCCCCGGCGACAACTACCACCCGGATAACTCGCATGTGATCCCAGGTCTGATTCGTCGCTTCGACGCCGCCGCGCGAGAAAACGCTGAATCCGTCACCGTATGGGGCAGCGGCAAACCGCGCCGCGAGTTCCTGCACGTGGATGATCTCGCCGCCGCCGTTGACCACTTGCTTCAGCTTTCGGATCCACCGGACTGGGTGAACGTCGGCACCGGAGTCGACCTGACCATCGCCGAATTGGCTCAGAAGATCGCACAAGCCACCGGATTTGAAGGCGAAATTGTCCAAGACGCCAGCAAGCCCGATGGCACCCCGGTTAAATGCACCGACATCTCAAGAATCCGAGGAACCGGTTGGCAACCCACGATCCAACTCGACGACGGCCTCACCCAAACCGTCGCCGACTACCGCGAACGATCCCAATCCGGAGCCGTCCGTTCGGTCTAG
- a CDS encoding 30S ribosomal protein S1, producing the protein MVNRNLIRSLEDDDILGDLALLAPEDEAEEWLLDAIAAEQQDYNSGKIVDGRIVELNDEWALVDVGFKSEGTVGLDEWGPEEDPPKIGDTVKVLIEEMEDELGAADDPYGMISLSKRKAEKIIEWEAMMETVAEGQVVTGTVIRKIKGGLLVDIGVNVFLPGSQVDIRRPGDIGDFIGRVVQAEVLKIDDTRRNIVISRRSLIERQREEDRAYLMQELEVGQIRKGIVKNIADFGAFVDLGGIDGLLHITDMAWERIGHPTEMLSIDQEIEVKVLHIDREKQKIALGLKQKDRNPWENIETKYPVESVHPGEVVNVMSYGAFVKLEPGIEGLVHISEMSWTKRVNHPSELVNIGDKIDVMILGVDPEGQQLSLGMKQTLKNPWDEVLERYPEGKDVKGKVRNLTNYGAFIELEEGIDGLLHVSDMSWTRKIAHPSEVLEKGQEIECRILSVDEQRRRIALGLKQLDNDPWDGDIPDKYQPGQLVKGEVTKITNFGVFIGLEDGLEGLLHISELAEHKVEDPEEVVKVGDPIEVKVLRVDTDERKIGLSLKRVDWSEEQEKNAAAAEAAESGMPTPMDEGDLKGGLGSAGPLIPTSDSE; encoded by the coding sequence ATGGTTAACCGCAACCTCATCCGCTCCCTCGAAGACGACGACATCCTCGGCGATTTGGCGCTGCTCGCCCCGGAGGACGAAGCCGAAGAGTGGCTTCTCGACGCGATTGCTGCTGAGCAGCAAGATTACAACTCCGGAAAAATCGTTGACGGCCGCATTGTCGAACTGAACGACGAATGGGCTCTCGTCGACGTCGGCTTCAAAAGTGAAGGCACGGTCGGGCTGGATGAGTGGGGGCCCGAAGAGGACCCGCCGAAGATCGGTGACACGGTCAAGGTTCTGATCGAAGAGATGGAGGATGAGCTCGGCGCGGCCGACGATCCTTATGGCATGATTTCGCTGTCCAAGCGAAAAGCCGAGAAGATCATCGAATGGGAAGCGATGATGGAAACGGTTGCCGAGGGCCAGGTGGTCACCGGTACCGTCATTCGCAAAATCAAAGGCGGCTTGCTCGTCGACATCGGCGTCAACGTGTTCTTGCCAGGCTCGCAAGTCGACATCCGTCGTCCCGGCGACATCGGCGACTTCATCGGTCGTGTGGTCCAAGCCGAAGTGCTCAAGATCGACGACACCCGTCGCAACATCGTCATCAGCCGCCGCAGCCTGATCGAGCGTCAACGCGAAGAAGATCGCGCTTACTTGATGCAGGAATTGGAAGTCGGCCAAATCCGCAAGGGGATTGTCAAGAACATCGCCGACTTCGGTGCATTCGTCGACCTCGGCGGCATCGACGGTTTGCTGCACATCACCGACATGGCTTGGGAGCGTATTGGTCACCCAACCGAAATGCTGTCGATCGACCAAGAGATCGAAGTCAAGGTCCTGCACATCGACCGCGAAAAGCAAAAGATTGCTTTGGGTCTGAAGCAAAAAGACCGCAACCCATGGGAAAACATCGAGACCAAGTACCCGGTCGAATCGGTGCATCCTGGCGAAGTCGTCAACGTGATGAGCTACGGTGCGTTCGTGAAGCTGGAACCCGGCATCGAAGGTCTGGTTCACATCAGCGAAATGAGCTGGACCAAACGCGTCAATCACCCCAGCGAATTGGTCAACATTGGCGACAAGATCGATGTCATGATCTTGGGTGTCGATCCCGAAGGTCAGCAACTGTCGCTGGGTATGAAGCAAACGCTGAAAAACCCATGGGACGAAGTCCTCGAGCGTTACCCCGAAGGCAAAGACGTCAAAGGCAAGGTTCGCAACCTCACCAACTACGGTGCCTTCATCGAGTTGGAAGAAGGCATCGACGGCCTGCTGCACGTCAGCGACATGTCTTGGACCCGCAAGATCGCTCACCCGAGCGAAGTGCTGGAGAAGGGCCAAGAGATCGAGTGCCGTATCCTCAGCGTCGACGAGCAACGTCGCCGGATCGCTTTGGGTCTGAAGCAACTCGACAACGACCCATGGGATGGCGACATTCCAGACAAGTATCAGCCTGGCCAATTGGTCAAGGGTGAGGTCACCAAGATCACCAACTTCGGTGTCTTCATCGGTCTCGAAGACGGCTTGGAAGGTTTGTTGCACATCAGCGAATTGGCCGAGCACAAAGTCGAGGATCCAGAAGAAGTCGTGAAGGTCGGCGATCCAATCGAGGTCAAAGTTCTTCGCGTCGATACCGACGAACGCAAAATCGGTCTGTCGCTCAAACGAGTCGACTGGAGCGAGGAGCAAGAGAAGAACGCCGCTGCAGCGGAAGCTGCCGAATCGGGCATGCCGACTCCGATGGACGAAGGCGACCTGAAGGGCGGTTTGGGATCGGCTGGTCCGTTGATCCCAACTTCGGATTCCGAGTGA
- a CDS encoding DUF389 domain-containing protein: protein MSVTLLVGSQKQLADGLPWLRQFAEQMKLRADILVLGLDHRTLEAHCGKGLQSLWGERPSGGTPGKVALVDSDVEAVTRQISDWDSRLLLMIDDVDDDRFQASLFDRCGVKSVWLSSKGPPPTTAGQVFSMDDASMKATRWISRRLLGVEPGLQLDHVWVEAAFEKTEKAGDDDRLKTSGLVSRGLELERQRCDAGDLIWVAFGSRPSTENHYEVARALLSGASNASVALVSRKESWQQSLFAGVRYWASHVAEPMGREARLELAQSLEEGSEPNLEFLGLISAAAMLAAFGLLQNSAAVIIGAMLIAPLMTPIMGAGLSLAHGNRPLFQRSLLTIAFGFAGAFFSSFLFGWLVRLVHHPVVTDEMWGRCNPSPLDFCVGLVGGMAASYARTRSHLSSALAGAAIAAALVPPISTAGLQAAFNVWESTEKGWPVFGPLILVCVNVLTIMIGTSFVLYARGLRVESGHKWATRMTVSLVTLLLLVLVWMLHLETWLFG from the coding sequence ATGAGCGTGACGCTGTTGGTCGGTTCGCAAAAGCAACTGGCGGACGGCTTGCCGTGGCTGCGTCAGTTTGCCGAGCAGATGAAACTGCGAGCCGACATCTTGGTTCTCGGTTTGGACCATCGAACGTTGGAGGCTCATTGTGGCAAAGGGCTGCAGTCGCTTTGGGGTGAGAGGCCTTCTGGCGGTACGCCCGGCAAGGTGGCGTTGGTGGACAGCGATGTCGAAGCCGTCACGCGACAGATATCGGATTGGGATTCGCGTTTGTTGTTGATGATCGACGACGTGGACGACGATCGTTTTCAAGCGTCACTATTTGATCGTTGTGGGGTGAAGTCGGTTTGGCTGAGCAGCAAAGGTCCGCCACCGACAACGGCCGGTCAGGTGTTCTCGATGGATGATGCATCGATGAAGGCGACTCGTTGGATTTCGCGGCGTTTGCTGGGTGTTGAGCCTGGCCTGCAACTCGACCATGTTTGGGTCGAAGCGGCATTTGAGAAGACAGAGAAGGCTGGTGACGATGACCGCTTGAAGACCAGCGGATTGGTGAGTCGTGGGTTGGAATTGGAACGCCAACGCTGTGATGCCGGGGACTTGATTTGGGTGGCGTTTGGTTCGCGGCCGTCGACGGAGAATCACTATGAGGTGGCTCGGGCGTTGTTGTCGGGAGCCAGCAATGCTTCGGTGGCGTTGGTCAGCCGGAAAGAGAGTTGGCAGCAGTCCTTGTTCGCTGGCGTTCGCTATTGGGCCAGTCACGTCGCCGAGCCGATGGGGCGTGAAGCTCGATTGGAGTTGGCTCAATCGCTGGAGGAAGGATCCGAGCCGAACTTAGAGTTCCTCGGGTTGATTTCCGCGGCGGCGATGTTGGCCGCGTTTGGTTTGCTGCAAAATTCCGCGGCGGTGATCATCGGTGCGATGCTGATCGCACCATTGATGACGCCAATCATGGGAGCTGGTTTGTCGCTGGCTCACGGCAACCGGCCGTTGTTTCAGCGTTCGCTATTGACGATCGCGTTTGGTTTTGCCGGGGCGTTCTTCTCGAGTTTCTTGTTTGGCTGGTTGGTGCGTTTGGTTCACCATCCGGTCGTGACAGATGAAATGTGGGGACGTTGCAATCCGTCTCCGTTGGACTTTTGCGTTGGATTGGTTGGCGGGATGGCCGCGTCGTATGCGAGGACACGAAGTCACTTGTCGTCGGCGCTGGCCGGAGCGGCGATCGCGGCGGCGCTGGTGCCGCCCATTTCGACGGCTGGATTGCAAGCCGCGTTCAACGTCTGGGAGTCGACCGAGAAGGGCTGGCCGGTGTTCGGCCCGTTGATTTTGGTCTGCGTGAATGTGCTGACGATCATGATCGGAACGTCGTTCGTGCTGTACGCACGCGGGTTGCGAGTGGAATCCGGCCACAAGTGGGCGACACGCATGACGGTCTCGCTGGTCACGCTGTTGTTACTGGTACTGGTGTGGATGCTGCACCTGGAGACATGGTTGTTTGGATAG
- the gmd gene encoding GDP-mannose 4,6-dehydratase, with protein sequence MSKTALITGITGQDGSYLTDLLLEKGYQVHGIVRRSSTFNTDRIDHVYQDPHESTNLHLHYGDLTDGQNMTNLVLDIQPDEIYNLGAQSHVRVSFDSPVYTVQTVGLGSLNVLEAARQLNKQKPTRVYQASSSEMFGDVIETPQTETTPFQPQSPYACAKVYAFHQTVNYRHAYDLFASNGILFNHESPRRGETFVTRKITRAATRIKLGLQDKLYLGNLDAKRDWGYAKDYVEGMWRILQHSEPDDFVLATGETQTIRQFLDYTFEALELDWNDYVEIDPRYFRPTEVDLLLGDYSKAKAKLGWEPATSCKQLAELMVEHDLELAKNEFAQKSLS encoded by the coding sequence ATGTCCAAAACAGCACTGATCACCGGCATCACTGGCCAAGACGGCTCCTACCTCACCGACTTGTTGTTGGAAAAGGGCTATCAAGTCCACGGGATCGTTCGCCGCAGCAGCACGTTCAACACCGACCGGATTGATCACGTCTACCAAGACCCCCACGAGTCCACCAATCTGCACCTGCACTATGGTGACCTGACCGATGGCCAGAACATGACCAACTTGGTCTTGGACATCCAGCCAGACGAAATCTACAACCTCGGTGCACAATCTCACGTTCGCGTTTCTTTTGACTCGCCCGTCTACACGGTCCAAACCGTTGGCCTCGGTTCGCTGAACGTGCTCGAAGCCGCGCGTCAACTGAACAAACAAAAACCGACTCGCGTCTACCAAGCCAGCAGCAGTGAAATGTTCGGCGATGTGATTGAGACCCCGCAAACCGAAACGACACCGTTTCAACCACAAAGTCCTTATGCCTGTGCCAAGGTGTATGCCTTTCACCAAACGGTGAACTACCGGCACGCTTATGACTTGTTCGCCAGCAACGGCATCCTATTCAACCACGAATCACCACGCCGTGGCGAAACCTTCGTGACTCGCAAGATCACGCGTGCCGCCACACGCATCAAGCTCGGACTACAAGACAAACTGTATCTCGGAAACCTCGATGCCAAACGTGACTGGGGCTATGCCAAGGACTACGTCGAAGGCATGTGGCGAATTCTTCAGCACAGCGAACCAGACGACTTCGTGCTGGCCACCGGCGAGACACAAACTATTCGTCAGTTCCTCGACTACACGTTCGAAGCCCTCGAACTCGATTGGAACGACTACGTCGAGATCGACCCACGGTATTTCCGTCCAACGGAAGTCGACTTACTTCTCGGCGACTACTCCAAAGCCAAAGCCAAACTGGGCTGGGAACCAGCCACGAGTTGCAAACAACTCGCCGAACTGATGGTCGAGCACGACCTCGAACTCGCCAAAAACGAGTTCGCCCAAAAGTCGCTCTCATAA